In Pseudomonas lalkuanensis, the following are encoded in one genomic region:
- a CDS encoding helix-turn-helix transcriptional regulator yields MDDLRHAHELAGISAAELSELLALNYRGPQEPTPWASLLEALRQRFDASYLTLVLRNPAHERPGLIVNASVHGPYLPGEPSYSEHYYAICPFLDWPADQVASADQVLGTEHWLAHDFYQSYLRPLDLRYVLVANMQTAAGMHCALFACRGHAGQDFDAAETALVRLLLPHLQQAVDLHSTVDQLDSERRLYAVTIDRLLVGAAILDQTGKVISSNQAAQRLFAARDGLECHQDKLRAFAGQDNRNLQRNIQTMLQHHQHGRDDCIEVLTLARPTGEVPLNLLLRPIALNYESQGNARRPAVAVFIRDPGDSPQASRCLLRSLFQLTRTETEVAMLMMDGLTLDESAERLGVSRNTVRAHLRGVFAKTGATRQAQLVKTLLNSVASLA; encoded by the coding sequence ATGGACGACCTTCGACATGCCCATGAACTGGCGGGGATCAGTGCCGCCGAACTCAGCGAACTGCTGGCACTGAACTACCGCGGACCGCAGGAACCCACGCCCTGGGCCAGCCTGCTGGAAGCGCTGCGCCAGCGCTTCGACGCGAGCTACCTGACCCTGGTGCTGCGCAATCCCGCCCATGAGCGGCCGGGGCTGATCGTCAATGCCTCGGTCCATGGCCCATACCTGCCCGGCGAGCCCTCCTACAGCGAGCATTACTACGCCATCTGCCCCTTCCTCGACTGGCCCGCCGACCAGGTCGCCAGCGCCGACCAGGTGCTAGGGACCGAACACTGGCTGGCCCACGATTTCTACCAGAGCTACCTGCGCCCGCTGGACCTGCGCTACGTGCTGGTGGCCAACATGCAGACGGCCGCCGGCATGCACTGCGCCCTGTTCGCGTGCCGAGGGCATGCCGGACAGGATTTCGACGCCGCGGAAACGGCCCTGGTGCGCCTGCTGCTGCCGCACCTGCAACAGGCCGTGGACCTGCACTCGACGGTGGACCAGTTGGACTCCGAGCGCCGCCTCTATGCCGTGACCATCGACCGACTTTTGGTGGGCGCCGCCATCCTCGACCAGACCGGCAAGGTGATCAGCAGCAACCAGGCCGCCCAGCGCCTGTTCGCCGCGCGGGATGGCCTCGAATGCCACCAGGACAAGCTGCGGGCCTTCGCCGGCCAGGACAACCGCAACCTGCAGCGCAACATCCAGACCATGCTGCAGCACCACCAGCACGGCCGGGACGACTGCATCGAGGTATTGACCCTGGCGCGGCCCACCGGAGAGGTGCCGCTCAACCTGCTGCTGCGTCCCATCGCCCTGAACTACGAGAGCCAGGGCAATGCCAGGCGGCCAGCGGTGGCGGTGTTCATCCGCGACCCGGGCGACTCGCCGCAAGCCTCGCGATGCCTGCTGCGCAGCCTGTTCCAGCTGACCCGCACGGAAACCGAAGTGGCGATGCTGATGATGGATGGCCTGACCCTGGACGAAAGCGCCGAGCGCCTCGGCGTATCACGCAACACCGTACGCGCTCACCTGCGCGGCGTGTTCGCCAAGACCGGCGCCACGCGCCAGGCGCAACTGGTGAAGACCCTGCTCAATAGCGTGGCTTCGTTGGCGTGA
- a CDS encoding FadD3 family acyl-CoA ligase, with amino-acid sequence MTDLESILTIPQLLAATATRYGESMAIEDDSVHISYHRLDQLRRQAARALLALDIQAGERVAIWAPNVHEWIVAAIALQSVGAVLVPLNTRMKGSEAAFILRESGASLLFVIGEFLGTDYPSLLSGEALPALRMRICLRGAAPDCLGWDDFMALADEVSPAELVVRESQVDQHSLSDLLFTSGTTGKPKGVMTAHGQNLRIVRDWSAMVGLRPGDRYLIVNPFFHSFGYKAGWLAALMRGCCILPQQVFDVPVMLERVARERVNVLPGPPTLYQSILAFPERGRFDLSSLRVAVTGAASVPVEMVRRMRSELGFETIVTAYGLTEACGFVTICRPGDSAERVATTSGRAFPDVEVRCVDASGNPLPPGEPGELLVRGYNLMQGYFNNPEATAEAIDAEGWLHTGDIGVLDEDGYLRITDRIKDMFITGGFNVYPAEIEQVILRYPGVAQAAVIGIPDERLGEVAMAFLLPASGQQLDTGDFLAWCREQMANYKVPRRVQVVDAMPLNAAGKVTKDTLRRLAV; translated from the coding sequence ATGACCGACCTGGAAAGCATCCTGACCATTCCTCAGCTGCTGGCCGCCACTGCGACCCGCTACGGCGAATCCATGGCCATCGAGGACGACAGCGTCCACATCAGCTACCACCGGCTCGACCAGTTGCGCCGCCAGGCCGCACGGGCCCTGCTGGCGCTGGACATTCAGGCCGGCGAGCGGGTGGCGATCTGGGCGCCCAACGTCCACGAGTGGATAGTCGCGGCCATCGCCCTGCAAAGCGTCGGCGCGGTGCTGGTGCCGTTGAATACGCGGATGAAAGGCAGTGAAGCGGCCTTCATCCTGCGTGAGAGCGGCGCCAGCCTGCTGTTCGTGATCGGCGAGTTCCTTGGCACCGACTACCCGTCCCTGCTGTCCGGTGAGGCGCTGCCAGCGCTGCGCATGCGCATCTGCCTGCGCGGCGCGGCACCGGATTGCCTCGGCTGGGACGATTTCATGGCGCTGGCGGATGAGGTGTCCCCGGCGGAGCTGGTGGTGCGCGAAAGCCAGGTGGACCAGCACAGCCTGTCGGACCTGCTGTTCACCTCCGGCACCACCGGCAAGCCCAAGGGCGTGATGACCGCCCACGGCCAGAACCTGCGCATCGTCCGCGACTGGAGTGCCATGGTCGGCCTGCGCCCGGGTGATCGCTACCTGATCGTCAATCCGTTCTTCCACAGCTTCGGCTACAAGGCCGGCTGGCTGGCGGCGCTGATGCGCGGTTGCTGCATCCTGCCGCAGCAGGTGTTCGATGTGCCGGTGATGCTCGAACGCGTCGCTCGCGAGCGCGTGAACGTGCTGCCGGGGCCGCCGACCCTGTACCAATCGATCCTGGCCTTCCCCGAGCGCGGGCGTTTCGACCTGTCCAGCCTGCGGGTCGCGGTCACCGGTGCGGCCTCGGTACCGGTGGAAATGGTGCGGCGCATGCGCAGCGAGCTCGGCTTCGAAACCATAGTCACCGCCTACGGCCTCACCGAGGCCTGCGGCTTCGTCACCATCTGCCGGCCGGGGGATTCGGCCGAGCGGGTGGCGACCACCTCGGGCCGCGCCTTCCCCGATGTGGAAGTGCGCTGCGTCGATGCCAGCGGCAATCCGCTACCGCCGGGGGAACCGGGCGAGCTGCTGGTGCGCGGCTACAACCTGATGCAGGGCTACTTCAACAACCCTGAAGCCACCGCTGAAGCCATCGATGCCGAGGGCTGGCTGCACACCGGCGACATCGGCGTGCTGGATGAGGACGGTTACCTGCGCATCACCGACCGCATCAAGGACATGTTCATCACCGGCGGCTTCAACGTGTATCCGGCGGAGATCGAGCAAGTGATCCTGCGCTATCCGGGCGTGGCCCAGGCGGCGGTGATCGGCATTCCCGACGAGCGCCTGGGCGAAGTGGCCATGGCCTTCCTCCTGCCCGCGTCCGGCCAGCAACTGGATACCGGCGACTTCCTCGCCTGGTGTCGCGAGCAGATGGCCAACTACAAGGTCCCGCGCCGCGTCCAGGTGGTGGATGCGATGCCGTTGAACGCCGCGGGCAAGGTGACCAAGGACACGTTGCGGCGATTGGCGGTGTAG
- a CDS encoding SDR family NAD(P)-dependent oxidoreductase, with protein MARLSNKVAVITGAASGIGLACVRRFAAEGAQVVGLDVGEPRADVIASLEGLQPAPLFMTLDVRDEARVQAVMEEVAKRFGRIDALVNAAGIASRGSITETSTEEWRRVLDIHLTGSMLTSRYALQQMLAQRSGSIINFGSIFGLQGCDGNAAYNTAKGGITQLTRSMAIDYGHANIRVNGLCPGLIDTPMTQMVKEQKEFHAYFASQHMLCRAGQPEEVASVALFLASDDASFVSGQMIAVDGGFSAGRRFAPPQA; from the coding sequence ATGGCGCGTCTGTCCAACAAGGTTGCGGTCATCACGGGTGCCGCTTCGGGTATCGGTCTGGCCTGTGTTCGTCGTTTCGCCGCCGAAGGCGCGCAGGTGGTCGGGCTGGATGTGGGTGAACCCCGCGCGGATGTCATCGCCAGCCTGGAGGGGCTGCAGCCGGCGCCGCTGTTCATGACCCTGGACGTGCGCGACGAGGCGCGGGTGCAGGCGGTCATGGAAGAAGTGGCGAAGCGCTTCGGACGCATCGATGCCCTGGTCAACGCCGCCGGCATCGCCAGCCGTGGCAGCATCACCGAGACCAGCACCGAGGAGTGGCGCAGGGTCCTGGATATCCACCTGACCGGTTCCATGCTCACCAGCCGCTACGCACTGCAGCAGATGCTCGCCCAGCGCAGCGGCTCGATCATCAACTTCGGTTCGATCTTCGGCCTGCAGGGTTGCGACGGCAACGCCGCGTACAACACCGCCAAGGGCGGCATCACCCAGCTGACCCGCTCCATGGCCATCGACTACGGCCACGCCAATATCCGCGTCAACGGCCTCTGCCCGGGGCTGATCGACACGCCCATGACCCAGATGGTCAAGGAGCAGAAGGAATTCCACGCCTACTTCGCGTCCCAGCACATGCTCTGCCGTGCCGGGCAGCCGGAAGAGGTGGCCAGCGTGGCGCTGTTCCTCGCTTCCGACGACGCCTCCTTCGTCAGCGGGCAGATGATCGCGGTGGATGGCGGTTTCTCCGCCGGCCGCCGTTTCGCACCGCCGCAAGCCTGA
- a CDS encoding ferredoxin--NADP reductase: MGSAQSLMIEPQQSGAFQLEVAEVIAETHDSRSLVLRIPAGLEERFRYKAGQYLGFRVVLGGKRLTRCYSMSSSPDCDTLPKVTVKRVDGGRVSNWFNDQVRPGDLLEVLPPAGHFHLRPGEHDLVLFGGGSGITPVFSILKSALKTTGRRIKLVYANRDEASVIFRDELKALAKAHVEQLEVVHVLDSVQGFLSQGEVRQLVRGHAGAEFYICGPGPFMDTVEGALLGLGEARERIHVERFVSPPDPDAQETVQAAAGVEAEQLLVELDGQLSEVPVQSGETLLQSMRKAGLDAPYSCEEGFCGACMCKVEEGEVVLSRNDILSPAELAEGWTLACQGRPGSARLKLKFPG, translated from the coding sequence ATGGGCAGCGCACAGTCACTCATGATCGAGCCCCAGCAATCCGGCGCCTTCCAGCTGGAAGTGGCCGAGGTGATAGCCGAGACCCACGACAGTCGCTCGCTGGTGCTGCGGATACCCGCAGGACTGGAAGAGCGCTTCCGCTACAAGGCGGGGCAGTACCTCGGGTTTCGCGTGGTGCTCGGCGGCAAGCGGCTGACGCGCTGCTATTCCATGTCCAGTTCGCCGGATTGCGACACCCTGCCCAAGGTCACCGTCAAACGGGTGGACGGCGGCCGGGTGTCCAACTGGTTCAACGACCAGGTACGCCCCGGCGACCTGCTGGAGGTGCTCCCGCCTGCCGGGCACTTCCATCTGCGCCCCGGCGAGCATGACCTGGTGCTGTTCGGTGGTGGATCGGGGATCACCCCGGTGTTTTCCATCCTCAAATCGGCGCTGAAGACCACCGGCCGCCGGATCAAGCTGGTGTACGCCAATCGTGACGAGGCTTCGGTGATTTTCCGCGACGAGCTGAAGGCACTGGCCAAGGCCCATGTGGAGCAGCTGGAAGTGGTGCATGTGCTGGATTCGGTGCAGGGCTTCCTCAGCCAGGGCGAGGTGCGCCAGTTGGTGCGCGGCCACGCCGGTGCGGAGTTCTACATCTGCGGGCCGGGGCCCTTCATGGACACCGTCGAAGGTGCGTTGCTGGGACTGGGGGAGGCGCGCGAGCGCATTCATGTGGAGCGTTTCGTCTCGCCGCCCGATCCGGATGCCCAGGAGACCGTTCAGGCTGCCGCAGGCGTTGAGGCGGAGCAGTTGCTGGTTGAACTCGACGGCCAGCTCAGCGAGGTGCCGGTGCAGTCGGGCGAGACCCTGCTGCAGAGCATGCGCAAAGCCGGCCTCGACGCGCCTTACTCTTGTGAAGAGGGTTTCTGTGGCGCCTGCATGTGCAAGGTGGAGGAGGGCGAAGTGGTGCTCTCGCGCAACGATATTCTCAGCCCCGCCGAACTCGCCGAAGGCTGGACCCTGGCATGCCAGGGTCGTCCCGGCAGCGCGCGGCTGAAACTGAAGTTTCCGGGGTGA
- a CDS encoding glucose 1-dehydrogenase, with product MKRVEGKVCIVTGAASGVGREDALLLASEGAKVVLTDLNEEAGRQVAAEIGANAIFVRQDIASEADWQNVIKLTLEKFGRLDVLVNNAAILAMASVEDTSLELWQKVQRINSDGYFLGCKYAISAMKDSGGGSIVNMSSVAALGGMPAFCAYSASKGAVAALTRTVALHCKEQGYRIRCNSVHPDGINTPMTQALTGGQAIPQDVLDQNPKNRMCAPRDIANLVLFLASDESRFINGSELRIDNAQTVSGLL from the coding sequence ATGAAACGAGTCGAAGGCAAGGTTTGTATCGTCACTGGCGCCGCCAGCGGCGTTGGGCGCGAAGATGCGCTGCTGCTGGCCAGCGAAGGGGCGAAGGTGGTACTCACCGACCTCAATGAAGAGGCCGGCCGTCAGGTGGCCGCCGAGATCGGCGCCAATGCGATCTTCGTTCGCCAGGACATCGCCAGCGAGGCCGATTGGCAGAACGTCATCAAGCTCACCCTGGAGAAATTCGGCCGTCTCGACGTGCTGGTGAACAACGCCGCCATCCTGGCCATGGCCAGTGTCGAGGACACCAGCCTGGAGCTGTGGCAGAAGGTCCAGCGTATCAACAGCGACGGCTACTTCCTCGGCTGCAAGTACGCCATTTCGGCGATGAAGGACAGCGGCGGTGGCTCCATCGTCAACATGTCCTCGGTGGCGGCCCTGGGCGGCATGCCGGCCTTCTGCGCCTACTCCGCTTCCAAGGGTGCGGTGGCTGCGCTGACCCGTACGGTGGCGCTGCACTGCAAGGAGCAGGGCTACCGCATCCGCTGCAACAGCGTGCATCCGGACGGCATCAACACCCCCATGACCCAGGCCCTGACCGGTGGCCAGGCGATTCCCCAGGACGTGCTCGACCAGAACCCGAAGAACCGCATGTGCGCGCCGCGCGACATCGCCAACCTGGTGCTCTTCCTCGCCTCCGACGAGTCGCGCTTCATCAATGGCAGCGAGCTGCGCATCGACAACGCGCAGACCGTCAGCGGCCTGCTTTGA